A region from the Thermococcus sp. Bubb.Bath genome encodes:
- a CDS encoding VanZ family protein — MRTKRRNDVLLVAYLLLLLLLNLSPWIPRSPVDNGDKIAHFLMFLLLGLIGSARWVYLLPLPFVEFLQILVPERTFSLLDFAANLIGFTSGVLLGWWHEGSHRKTPLLNRGGD, encoded by the coding sequence TTGAGAACGAAAAGGCGGAATGATGTCCTACTGGTCGCATATCTTCTCCTCTTGCTCCTCCTCAATCTCTCCCCATGGATTCCCCGGTCTCCAGTGGATAACGGTGATAAAATAGCCCACTTCTTAATGTTCCTTCTGCTCGGACTGATAGGCTCTGCCAGATGGGTCTACCTCCTTCCGCTGCCGTTCGTGGAGTTCCTCCAGATTCTCGTCCCGGAGAGGACTTTCTCGCTCCTCGACTTCGCCGCAAACCTAATAGGCTTCACATCCGGAGTTCTACTCGGGTGGTGGCATGAAGGTTCACACAGAAAAACTCCGCTTCTCAACAGAGGGGGAGATTGA
- a CDS encoding secondary thiamine-phosphate synthase enzyme YjbQ gives MKVHTEKLRFSTEGEIDLVDITHEVERVVEESGIRNGQVLVFVPGATGAIVTIEHESGLLEDFKRALKELIPKGAGYLHDRIDDNAHSHLRATLLGASECFPVVDGRLVRGTWQQIFFVELDVRPRHRRVVVQVTGE, from the coding sequence ATGAAGGTTCACACAGAAAAACTCCGCTTCTCAACAGAGGGGGAGATTGATCTCGTGGACATAACCCACGAAGTGGAGAGGGTCGTTGAGGAGTCTGGAATAAGGAACGGTCAGGTTCTCGTCTTCGTGCCCGGCGCTACTGGGGCTATAGTAACGATAGAACATGAGAGCGGCCTTCTGGAGGACTTCAAGAGGGCTTTGAAGGAACTGATACCGAAGGGTGCGGGCTACCTTCACGACAGGATAGACGACAACGCCCACAGCCACCTGAGGGCAACCCTCCTTGGAGCGAGCGAGTGCTTTCCGGTTGTCGATGGGAGACTGGTGAGGGGAACTTGGCAGCAGATATTCTTCGTTGAGCTCGATGTCAGGCCGAGGCACAGGCGCGTTGTGGTGCAGGTTACTGGGGAGTGA